One Mycoplasmopsis caviae DNA segment encodes these proteins:
- the deoD gene encoding purine-nucleoside phosphorylase yields the protein MTPHINAKKGEIAKTVLMPGDPLRAKFIAETFLDKGFKLVNTVRNMYMYTGTYKGHPVTIAGSGMGCPSIGIYSYELFKFYDVDNIIRIGSAGSYKAELSLYETVLATEAFSDGSSYRRLVIGDKSHIALPSAKLNSEIEKVAKKLNIKLTTGRVHSSDVFYSSVPLEERIEETHALCVEMESYALFTNAEKLGKNAACLLTISDNLITHEETSADERQSAFKNMMEIALGVAK from the coding sequence ATGACACCACACATTAATGCCAAGAAAGGCGAAATTGCTAAAACAGTTTTAATGCCCGGAGATCCATTAAGAGCTAAATTCATTGCTGAAACATTTTTGGATAAGGGTTTTAAATTAGTTAACACAGTTAGAAATATGTATATGTACACAGGTACATATAAAGGACATCCAGTAACTATTGCTGGTAGTGGAATGGGTTGCCCTTCAATTGGTATTTATTCATATGAATTATTCAAATTCTATGATGTTGATAACATCATAAGAATTGGTTCAGCTGGCTCATACAAGGCTGAATTAAGCTTATATGAAACAGTTTTAGCAACAGAAGCTTTTTCAGATGGTTCAAGTTACAGAAGACTTGTAATTGGAGACAAAAGCCACATAGCACTACCAAGTGCAAAATTAAATAGCGAAATAGAAAAAGTAGCTAAAAAATTAAATATTAAATTAACCACTGGTCGTGTGCACTCTTCTGATGTCTTTTATTCATCAGTACCTCTTGAAGAAAGAATTGAAGAAACACATGCACTTTGTGTTGAAATGGAATCTTATGCACTTTTTACTAATGCAGAAAAATTAGGTAAAAACGCTGCTTGCCTTTTAACAATTAGCGACAATTTAATCACTCATGAAGAAACAAGTGCAGATGAAAGACAAAGTGCATTTAAAAACATGATGGAAATTGCACTAGGTGTTGCAAAGTAG
- a CDS encoding MAG2810 family protein, giving the protein MSVSNKLVSKESFIRSKRPTISKLTTQLINNYFADRKKSRKINWAKSGFWSGVSIFVLGLLLLITIVFLFVFDYFRNMQLLGKIKRELFYGIMLGTSFSFIFLGLIVLIIGHRAKKYVLKDVITSLDKYKLIKKLFNFFTLGYKENIDEDGNNTDKNYELINFYKNTHNFSDLKSGFAPICKKYEQYEALTTNQYIKMHNIEYQGSIWHNINSLSRKIKKRVLKTNAQTYGNLIEQKLTKKRFGIAVKLKNLNPEVNVSLFDKDNIYTPNDYKSIDIPKSYEKLLIKSNNPFVLESWLNQKNNLEFLNEIYNELIISQISVPNTKANKKFLIDNLSFIVRNTEAFIWFDIPFELVDLIFIAKNINKEDIIETIVNKLMDDFYLIYLALQLLVPFGLEISVKEEVVNKPLESDLVFDDKESTNNQETKE; this is encoded by the coding sequence ATGTCAGTATCAAACAAATTAGTTTCCAAAGAATCATTTATTCGTTCAAAACGTCCAACTATTAGCAAACTAACTACACAATTAATTAACAATTACTTTGCTGACAGAAAGAAAAGTAGAAAAATTAATTGAGCTAAAAGTGGTTTTTGAAGTGGTGTTTCAATCTTTGTTCTTGGCTTGTTATTATTAATAACAATTGTGTTTCTATTTGTTTTTGATTATTTTAGAAATATGCAACTTCTAGGAAAAATTAAACGAGAACTTTTTTATGGAATTATGCTAGGAACATCATTTAGTTTTATTTTTTTAGGTCTAATTGTTCTTATAATTGGACATAGAGCTAAAAAGTATGTTTTAAAAGATGTAATTACTAGTTTAGATAAGTATAAATTAATTAAAAAGTTGTTTAATTTCTTTACATTAGGATATAAAGAAAATATTGATGAAGATGGTAATAATACTGACAAAAATTATGAACTAATCAACTTTTATAAAAACACACATAACTTCAGCGATCTCAAAAGTGGTTTTGCTCCTATTTGCAAGAAATATGAACAATATGAAGCACTAACAACTAATCAATATATTAAAATGCACAACATTGAATACCAAGGTAGTATTTGACATAATATCAACTCTCTTAGTCGTAAAATTAAAAAGCGTGTGCTAAAAACAAACGCTCAAACATATGGAAATTTAATTGAACAAAAACTTACTAAAAAACGTTTTGGTATTGCTGTTAAATTAAAAAACCTTAATCCTGAAGTTAATGTTTCATTATTTGACAAAGATAATATTTATACACCAAATGATTACAAAAGTATCGATATACCTAAATCATATGAAAAATTATTAATTAAATCTAATAATCCTTTTGTATTGGAATCATGGCTTAATCAAAAGAATAATTTAGAATTTCTAAATGAAATTTACAATGAACTAATAATTAGTCAAATTAGTGTTCCAAACACTAAGGCTAACAAGAAATTCTTAATAGATAACTTGTCATTTATTGTTAGAAATACAGAAGCATTTATTTGATTTGACATACCTTTTGAATTAGTTGACTTAATCTTTATTGCAAAAAATATCAATAAAGAAGATATTATTGAAACTATTGTAAATAAATTAATGGATGACTTCTACTTAATTTATTTAGCACTTCAATTATTGGTTCCTTTTGGGCTAGAAATTAGTGTTAAAGAAGAAGTAGTTAATAAACCTCTTGAAAGCGACTTGGTGTTTGATGATAAAGAATCAACAAATAATCAAGAAACAAAAGAATAA
- a CDS encoding sugar phosphate isomerase family produces MAIKYLHKNNYSDVCEYVSRIIEEQLLIKPNSNIAMNANDDLIGIYGQIVNDIKKGKYNFNKVNFFLTEELANVTRNNANSVFSYMDKNIFTPINMPLEQVFYPQTFAPKRDEEYDPVIFKKNSLDLAIIFLGKGGELGYIEQFKNFKSDYTSKFWLRENSLASFKIMQKNKNLNSLELYSIGSGALFNTKKIIVIALGLGRSSVVYKIMNAKIMDNKFAATLLMEHPDVTLVTDITAGALLPKSIQ; encoded by the coding sequence ATGGCAATTAAATATTTACACAAAAATAATTACTCTGATGTTTGCGAATATGTTTCTCGAATTATTGAAGAACAACTGTTAATTAAACCTAATTCAAATATTGCGATGAATGCAAATGATGATCTTATTGGCATTTATGGGCAAATTGTAAATGATATTAAAAAAGGAAAATATAACTTTAATAAAGTTAATTTCTTTTTAACAGAAGAGTTGGCTAATGTAACAAGAAATAATGCTAATTCAGTTTTTAGTTATATGGATAAAAATATTTTTACCCCAATCAATATGCCACTTGAACAGGTATTTTATCCTCAAACATTTGCACCAAAACGTGATGAAGAATATGATCCTGTTATCTTTAAGAAAAATTCCTTAGACTTAGCTATTATTTTTTTAGGTAAAGGTGGCGAATTAGGTTACATTGAACAATTTAAAAATTTTAAGTCTGATTACACTTCTAAATTTTGACTAAGAGAAAATAGTTTAGCAAGTTTTAAAATAATGCAAAAAAATAAGAACCTCAATTCGCTTGAATTATATTCAATAGGTTCAGGTGCTCTCTTTAATACTAAGAAAATAATTGTAATTGCACTAGGACTTGGTAGAAGCAGTGTAGTTTATAAAATAATGAACGCAAAAATAATGGACAATAAATTTGCTGCTACTCTTTTGATGGAACATCCAGATGTAACTCTTGTTACTGATATTACCGCAGGTGCTCTATTGCCTAAAAGTATTCAATAA
- the deoC gene encoding deoxyribose-phosphate aldolase, producing MSTNYNKMIDHTYLKADATTKEIDKLLEEAIKYDFKTVCVNSSWVAYCKEKLAKTNIGITSVIGFPLGAMLTNCKAYEAKEAIKAGADEIDMVIQIGKMKMGDYDYVLEDIKAVKKACGKHVLKVIIETALLSETEIKKATEIVMASGAEFIKTSTGFSTRGATLEDVKIMKSVCGDKLLIKAAGGISNKDDMINMTNAGANRFGTSRSVAIVEGQSSKDGY from the coding sequence ATGAGTACAAATTACAACAAAATGATCGATCATACATACTTAAAAGCTGATGCAACAACAAAAGAAATTGACAAATTATTAGAAGAAGCTATTAAGTACGATTTCAAAACAGTTTGTGTTAATTCTTCATGAGTAGCATACTGTAAAGAAAAATTAGCTAAAACAAACATCGGTATTACATCAGTTATAGGTTTCCCCTTAGGTGCAATGCTAACAAATTGCAAAGCTTATGAAGCTAAGGAAGCTATTAAAGCTGGTGCTGATGAAATTGACATGGTTATTCAAATTGGAAAAATGAAAATGGGTGACTATGACTATGTTTTAGAAGACATTAAAGCTGTTAAAAAAGCTTGTGGTAAACATGTGTTAAAAGTTATTATTGAAACAGCATTATTAAGCGAAACCGAAATTAAAAAAGCAACAGAAATTGTTATGGCATCAGGTGCTGAATTCATTAAAACTTCAACAGGTTTTTCAACAAGAGGAGCAACACTTGAAGATGTTAAAATTATGAAAAGTGTTTGTGGCGACAAATTATTAATCAAAGCAGCTGGTGGAATCAGCAACAAAGATGACATGATCAATATGACAAATGCTGGTGCAAATCGTTTTGGCACAAGTCGTTCAGTGGCTATTGTTGAAGGCCAATCATCAAAAGATGGTTACTAA
- a CDS encoding Cof-type HAD-IIB family hydrolase gives MRVKMNKKPIVFSDVDGTLYARDCYVSNFNLNIIKQDDLSFNIATGNPICPRMLKLAKLVDADYVIGSSGVQIYDYKKSKYLHEEYLDADVVKKIFQIFKKNDVSAAAWSSEAFYVFKEDDKEFLNKIYYRFESFDQFELYENQSDIKKIAKIEVYFENTPNIDHLIDELSKLNCQLIKTHMNLEIISKGASKGNAILWLLKNVLKVYTTEEVMVIGDSENDYSMFHKFNYSYVMDNAKDEVKDKANFITKAVQEHGLGYAVLDYLEKFNKNK, from the coding sequence ATGAGAGTTAAAATGAACAAAAAACCTATAGTTTTTAGTGATGTCGATGGAACACTTTATGCAAGAGATTGCTATGTTTCTAATTTTAATTTAAATATTATTAAACAAGATGATTTAAGTTTTAACATTGCAACAGGTAATCCAATTTGCCCAAGAATGCTAAAACTTGCTAAACTAGTTGATGCTGATTATGTAATTGGATCTTCTGGTGTTCAAATTTATGATTATAAGAAATCAAAATACTTACATGAAGAATATTTAGATGCGGATGTAGTTAAAAAAATATTCCAAATATTCAAAAAAAATGATGTTTCAGCAGCTGCTTGAAGTAGTGAAGCATTCTATGTTTTTAAAGAAGATGACAAGGAATTTTTAAACAAAATTTATTATCGTTTTGAAAGTTTTGATCAATTTGAGTTATATGAGAATCAAAGTGATATTAAAAAAATTGCAAAAATTGAGGTCTACTTTGAAAATACACCTAATATTGACCATCTAATTGATGAATTAAGCAAACTTAATTGCCAATTAATTAAAACTCATATGAATTTAGAAATAATTTCAAAAGGTGCTTCAAAAGGCAATGCAATCTTATGACTACTTAAAAATGTTTTAAAAGTTTATACAACCGAGGAAGTTATGGTTATTGGAGATAGTGAAAACGATTATTCAATGTTCCATAAATTTAATTATTCATATGTTATGGATAATGCAAAAGATGAAGTAAAAGACAAAGCAAACTTTATAACTAAAGCCGTTCAAGAGCACGGCTTAGGTTATGCAGTACTTGATTACCTTGAAAAATTTAATAAGAATAAATAG
- the pfkA gene encoding 6-phosphofructokinase, whose product MKKIKKIAILTSGGDAPGMNSAIRAAAKMARSQGIETFLVYEGYKGLVEDNIINSTQVDLDFFNSWGGTCIYSARYPQFKDPDVREIAIKNLHKRKIDALIVIGGDGSYAGAQLLHEKGIKTIGLPGTIDNDIASSDYTIGYDTALNTVVRSIDQIRDTASSHKRIMIIEVMGNHCGDLALHSGLATGAEIIATSEYRIDEKEIINNCVKITSKASPMRRNISIVVSEKLYDIKQLAKDIEKATGWSTRANVLGHLQRGGNPSAQERILASLFGIKAVECLLEGKSGVAIGIINNDIIALPITEALSMENKSKAKVKEKAIKFNELNQLD is encoded by the coding sequence ATGAAAAAGATTAAGAAAATTGCAATTTTAACTTCAGGTGGTGATGCACCAGGGATGAATAGTGCAATTAGAGCTGCTGCCAAAATGGCAAGAAGTCAAGGAATTGAAACATTTTTAGTTTATGAAGGTTATAAAGGGTTAGTTGAAGATAATATTATTAACTCTACTCAAGTTGATTTAGACTTTTTCAATAGTTGAGGTGGTACATGTATTTATTCAGCTCGTTATCCTCAATTTAAAGATCCAGATGTTCGTGAAATTGCTATTAAAAATTTACACAAACGTAAAATAGATGCCTTAATTGTAATAGGTGGTGACGGTTCATATGCAGGAGCTCAATTATTACATGAAAAAGGAATTAAAACTATTGGACTTCCAGGAACAATTGACAATGATATAGCTTCAAGTGATTACACAATTGGTTATGATACAGCACTAAATACAGTTGTTAGAAGCATTGACCAAATAAGAGATACAGCATCAAGTCACAAAAGAATTATGATTATTGAAGTTATGGGAAATCACTGTGGTGACTTAGCACTACACTCTGGACTAGCAACAGGAGCTGAAATTATAGCAACAAGCGAATATAGAATTGATGAAAAAGAAATTATTAATAATTGTGTTAAAATAACTTCAAAAGCAAGCCCAATGAGAAGAAATATTTCTATTGTGGTTAGTGAAAAACTTTATGACATCAAACAATTAGCAAAGGATATTGAAAAAGCAACAGGTTGATCAACTAGAGCAAATGTTTTAGGTCACTTACAACGTGGTGGAAATCCATCTGCACAAGAGAGAATTTTAGCTTCATTATTTGGTATTAAAGCAGTTGAGTGTTTACTTGAGGGCAAAAGTGGTGTAGCAATAGGAATTATTAACAATGATATTATTGCACTTCCAATTACTGAAGCATTAAGCATGGAGAATAAATCAAAGGCTAAAGTTAAAGAAAAAGCTATTAAATTTAACGAATTAAATCAATTAGACTAA
- a CDS encoding deoxynucleoside kinase — protein sequence MIIGISGMIGSGKSTLAKGLHKHYKKSILLEEFQENDPIFNTFLKWMYEKQPNIHIGFQSYIIESLSDTFKKTVAKFKDKKLNFKDNHIFLDRFNIEHYVFAVVTLMDKDPKYQAGFDAMFEKIIDPEDNPDLAIFIDIDFKTFKARILSRGRESEVNNYAQNEEYFKLLHSLYKKLYIRLVEKFNIPYVIINSNNKSDKEVLSEAISIIDSYDFSKSKRYNE from the coding sequence ATGATTATAGGTATTAGCGGAATGATAGGCAGTGGCAAGAGTACACTAGCCAAAGGCTTACATAAACATTACAAGAAATCAATTTTGTTAGAAGAATTTCAAGAAAATGATCCAATTTTTAATACATTTTTAAAATGAATGTATGAAAAGCAACCTAATATTCACATTGGTTTTCAATCATACATTATCGAAAGCTTATCAGATACATTTAAAAAAACAGTTGCAAAATTTAAAGATAAAAAATTAAATTTTAAAGACAATCATATTTTTCTAGATCGCTTTAACATTGAACACTATGTTTTTGCTGTGGTAACTCTAATGGATAAAGATCCTAAATATCAAGCAGGCTTTGATGCTATGTTTGAAAAAATAATTGATCCAGAAGACAATCCTGACCTAGCTATTTTTATTGACATTGACTTTAAGACTTTTAAAGCACGCATTTTATCTCGTGGTAGAGAATCAGAAGTTAACAATTATGCTCAGAATGAAGAATACTTTAAACTTCTTCACTCACTATATAAAAAACTTTATATAAGATTAGTTGAAAAATTTAATATTCCTTATGTTATCATTAATAGTAATAATAAAAGTGATAAAGAAGTTTTAAGTGAAGCAATTAGTATTATAGACTCATATGACTTCTCAAAATCTAAGAGGTACAATGAATAA
- a CDS encoding DNA cytosine methyltransferase: protein MNADSEYKISKYEEEILNAWDEFYKGIDVKIIGFPIWTEYFKNNENIEIYPEWKKLIIRKNIDLYQRNKTFIDKWLKKYNNLESFAPTHRKFEWQAGTNIQSLWEGIIQLRPSGIRVKKPDCFQALVAIVQIPIIGKYKRRLTIRECARLQSFPESFIPSKNKLQAYKQFGNSVNVEIIKFLFDELIKN from the coding sequence ATGAATGCAGATAGCGAATATAAAATAAGTAAATATGAGGAAGAAATACTTAATGCTTGAGATGAATTTTATAAAGGCATTGATGTAAAAATAATTGGTTTTCCAATATGAACTGAGTATTTTAAGAATAATGAAAATATTGAAATATATCCAGAATGAAAGAAGTTGATTATAAGAAAAAATATTGACTTGTATCAAAGAAATAAAACGTTTATAGACAAATGATTAAAAAAATATAATAATTTAGAATCGTTTGCCCCAACCCATAGAAAATTTGAATGACAAGCAGGAACAAATATCCAAAGTCTTTGAGAAGGCATAATTCAATTAAGGCCTTCAGGAATAAGAGTAAAGAAGCCAGATTGCTTTCAAGCACTTGTTGCTATTGTGCAAATTCCTATTATTGGTAAGTATAAAAGAAGACTCACAATTCGTGAGTGTGCAAGGTTGCAATCATTTCCAGAATCGTTTATTCCCTCGAAGAATAAATTGCAGGCCTATAAACAATTTGGAAACAGTGTTAATGTTGAGATTATTAAATTCCTATTTGATGAACTAATTAAAAATTAA
- a CDS encoding isochorismatase family cysteine hydrolase: MKKLICVIDMLEGFCNSGNLASPLIKKIVPNIKNLLEENKEQDNLFICDSHNSYDLEMQQYPLHCLKETKEAQVVSELKSYVKDILTKNSTNAFHNFDKELINKYDEFIIVGCCTDICILQFSLSLKTYLNEKNIDKKVTVLKDAVATFDMPGHNAQQFNNFSLMLMSYAGVEIK, encoded by the coding sequence ATGAAGAAATTAATCTGTGTTATAGATATGTTAGAAGGATTTTGTAATAGTGGTAATCTAGCTAGTCCACTAATTAAAAAAATAGTTCCAAATATTAAGAATCTCTTAGAAGAAAACAAGGAACAAGATAATTTATTTATTTGTGATAGTCATAACTCTTATGACCTAGAGATGCAACAGTATCCACTTCATTGTCTTAAAGAAACTAAGGAAGCTCAAGTAGTAAGTGAACTTAAGTCATATGTTAAAGATATTCTTACAAAGAACTCAACTAATGCTTTTCATAATTTTGACAAAGAATTAATTAATAAATATGATGAATTTATAATTGTGGGTTGTTGTACTGATATTTGCATATTACAATTTTCACTAAGCCTTAAGACATATTTAAATGAAAAGAATATTGACAAGAAAGTCACTGTCTTAAAAGATGCTGTAGCAACTTTTGATATGCCTGGGCACAATGCTCAACAATTTAATAACTTTAGTCTAATGCTAATGTCTTATGCAGGAGTAGAAATTAAATAG
- the obgE gene encoding GTPase ObgE → MARFIDEIKIMLQAGKGGDGMISFRREAHVDKGGPDGGDGGRGGNIYFIGDLGKNTLLSLYGNKKITAEDGVNGGPKNLYGAAGKDTYVKVPLGTVVYKGNKVIADVIEADKKYLVAQGGQGGRGNMKFKSPRNTAPRICENGTKGEKFEAHIVLKVMSDVGVVGKPSAGKSTLLTVISNAKAKIAEYEFTTLVPQLGLVKYFDNSFTVADLPGLIKGASLGKGLGFQFLKHIERCRVIAHIIDFGSSDKNPIEDYETINNELASYSMKLESKEQIVIANKSDLPDFKQHLKIFKKKYPEVKIIQISALEQNNLDELKGALWSAIEANKATPVAEVEEVEMVEIKLEEDYTIVKLHHGFFEISGPKIQKIYEKIPLVSYDNLIRFNHMLKKIGVWDDLVKKGIEPGDTVRIFEYEFEWDGDFNS, encoded by the coding sequence ATGGCCAGATTTATTGATGAAATCAAGATTATGTTACAAGCCGGAAAAGGCGGAGATGGAATGATTTCATTTCGTCGTGAGGCACATGTTGACAAAGGTGGTCCTGATGGCGGTGATGGTGGAAGAGGCGGAAACATCTATTTTATAGGTGATTTAGGTAAAAACACTCTTCTAAGTCTTTATGGTAATAAAAAAATTACTGCTGAAGATGGCGTTAATGGTGGACCTAAAAATTTATATGGTGCAGCTGGTAAAGATACTTATGTTAAAGTTCCTCTTGGCACCGTTGTTTATAAAGGCAATAAAGTAATTGCAGATGTTATTGAAGCAGATAAAAAATATTTAGTGGCTCAAGGTGGACAAGGTGGTCGTGGAAATATGAAGTTTAAAAGCCCAAGAAATACCGCTCCGCGTATTTGTGAAAATGGAACTAAGGGCGAAAAATTTGAAGCTCATATTGTACTAAAAGTTATGTCTGATGTTGGTGTAGTAGGTAAACCAAGTGCTGGAAAGAGCACGCTTTTAACAGTAATTAGTAATGCAAAAGCAAAGATAGCTGAATATGAATTTACAACTCTTGTTCCACAACTTGGATTAGTCAAATATTTTGATAATTCATTCACAGTAGCTGACTTACCTGGATTGATTAAAGGTGCAAGCTTAGGTAAAGGACTTGGTTTTCAATTCTTAAAACATATTGAGAGATGCCGCGTTATAGCCCATATTATCGACTTTGGTTCGAGTGATAAAAACCCAATTGAAGACTATGAAACAATTAACAATGAACTTGCTTCATATAGTATGAAATTAGAGTCAAAAGAACAAATTGTTATTGCCAATAAAAGCGACTTACCAGATTTTAAGCAACACCTTAAAATATTTAAAAAGAAATATCCAGAAGTTAAAATCATTCAAATTAGTGCTCTTGAACAAAATAATTTAGATGAACTTAAAGGTGCACTTTGGAGTGCAATAGAAGCTAACAAAGCTACACCTGTTGCTGAAGTAGAAGAAGTTGAAATGGTTGAAATTAAACTTGAGGAAGATTACACAATTGTAAAATTGCACCATGGTTTCTTTGAAATTAGTGGACCAAAAATTCAAAAAATCTACGAGAAAATTCCTCTTGTTTCATATGATAACTTAATTAGGTTTAACCATATGCTTAAAAAAATAGGTGTTTGAGATGACCTTGTTAAAAAAGGAATTGAACCTGGCGACACAGTAAGAATATTTGAATATGAATTTGAATGAGATGGAGATTTTAATAGTTAA
- a CDS encoding Smr/MutS family protein: MTKTIDLHGLSVEAATSKIILALDEARSNQLTLLTIITGYGSGTLRTITIDLIEQENLDYIEEGPSVIVYLLNDSNLDTDNDFFDEYNKKFQ; the protein is encoded by the coding sequence ATGACTAAGACAATTGATTTGCATGGCTTAAGTGTTGAAGCAGCAACAAGTAAAATAATTCTGGCATTAGATGAGGCGAGAAGCAATCAATTAACTTTGCTTACAATTATCACTGGTTATGGTAGTGGAACTCTTAGAACAATTACAATTGACTTAATTGAACAAGAGAATTTAGATTATATAGAAGAAGGTCCTTCAGTAATTGTTTATCTCTTAAATGATTCTAATTTAGACACAGATAATGATTTCTTCGATGAATATAATAAGAAATTCCAATAG
- the greA gene encoding transcription elongation factor GreA — translation MAVKKQDKIILAKETLEKYQAEYEHLIKVERPEIQAALKEARAQGDLSENAEYDAARDRQGIVEARILELEGILANAEVIDTNQSKSGKLKAGIGATVKYLNLKTNKEITVKIMGIHDSNPMEGNISNESPVAQAIMEGSEGSTVEVDVPNKYSIKILSIQYK, via the coding sequence ATGGCAGTTAAAAAACAAGACAAGATCATATTAGCAAAAGAAACGTTAGAAAAATATCAAGCAGAATACGAACATTTGATTAAAGTTGAAAGACCTGAAATTCAAGCAGCGCTTAAAGAAGCAAGAGCACAAGGTGACCTTTCTGAAAATGCTGAATATGATGCAGCAAGAGATCGTCAAGGAATTGTTGAAGCTAGAATTCTTGAATTGGAAGGTATTTTAGCAAATGCAGAAGTTATTGATACAAATCAATCAAAAAGTGGTAAATTAAAAGCAGGAATTGGTGCAACAGTTAAGTATCTTAATTTAAAAACAAATAAAGAAATTACTGTCAAAATTATGGGTATCCATGATTCAAATCCAATGGAAGGCAATATTTCAAATGAGTCTCCAGTAGCTCAAGCTATTATGGAAGGTAGTGAAGGCTCAACTGTTGAAGTTGATGTACCTAACAAGTACAGTATAAAAATCTTATCAATACAATACAAATAG
- a CDS encoding deoxynucleoside kinase — protein sequence MVIGISGMISSGKSTLTKNLVKHYKNSMMLKEYDEDDEVFNTFLKWLYEKQPNLTIGFQSYVVENHTSKLADCFNEFTKLGYKHSKNHLFLDRFSIEHYIFANVNLRPKGQKYLEGYDALFSHLITKDETPDLAIFLDMSFDTFKKRLFERGREVEVENWNKNKDYFKELYDLYKPLFIKQAQKYGLNYVIIETDNMNEAQVFQKALEVIDNYDFSKMDRYNK from the coding sequence ATGGTTATAGGTATTAGTGGAATGATTAGTAGTGGCAAAAGCACACTAACTAAAAATTTAGTTAAACACTACAAAAATTCAATGATGTTAAAGGAATACGATGAAGATGATGAAGTATTCAACACATTTTTAAAGTGGCTTTATGAAAAGCAACCAAATTTAACAATTGGTTTTCAATCATATGTTGTTGAAAACCATACATCTAAGTTAGCAGATTGCTTTAATGAATTTACTAAATTAGGTTATAAGCATAGCAAAAACCATTTATTTTTGGACCGCTTTAGCATAGAACACTATATTTTTGCTAATGTTAATTTAAGACCAAAAGGACAAAAATATCTAGAGGGTTACGATGCATTATTTAGTCATTTAATAACAAAAGACGAAACTCCAGACCTAGCCATTTTTCTTGACATGTCTTTTGACACATTTAAGAAAAGACTATTTGAACGTGGAAGAGAAGTTGAGGTTGAGAACTGAAACAAAAATAAAGACTACTTTAAAGAACTATATGATCTTTATAAACCTCTTTTTATCAAACAAGCACAAAAATATGGTTTAAATTATGTCATTATTGAAACTGACAATATGAATGAAGCACAAGTTTTCCAAAAGGCTCTTGAAGTAATTGACAATTACGATTTTAGTAAAATGGACCGCTACAATAAGTAA
- the hpt gene encoding hypoxanthine phosphoribosyltransferase produces MNKADIDYRIKKVLYTQEELEARIKELALWVNEEYKNSDSLILIGLLKGSIPFLAQLIKDIKVDHTLDFMTASSYAGGGSSSGSVKIIMDLAQDIKDKDILIVEDIIDSGITLEKIKEILISRKPKSFKILTLLDKPHNRKVKLDADKSGFVVPNEFLVGFGLDYDEKMRNIPYIGIFDQKYLKK; encoded by the coding sequence ATGAATAAAGCAGATATCGACTATCGTATTAAAAAAGTTCTCTATACACAAGAAGAACTTGAGGCTAGAATTAAAGAACTGGCTCTATGAGTTAATGAAGAATACAAAAATTCAGACAGCCTAATTTTAATTGGGCTACTAAAAGGTTCAATTCCTTTCTTAGCTCAACTTATTAAAGATATAAAAGTAGATCACACCCTTGATTTTATGACTGCTTCAAGTTATGCAGGTGGCGGAAGTAGCAGTGGCAGTGTTAAAATCATTATGGACTTAGCACAAGATATAAAGGATAAAGACATTCTTATAGTTGAAGACATAATTGACTCAGGCATCACACTTGAAAAAATTAAAGAAATTTTAATTTCACGTAAACCTAAGTCATTTAAAATACTTACTCTATTAGATAAACCACACAATCGAAAAGTAAAATTAGATGCTGACAAAAGCGGTTTTGTTGTACCAAATGAATTTCTTGTAGGCTTCGGACTTGACTATGATGAAAAAATGAGAAATATACCTTATATCGGTATCTTTGACCAAAAATATCTAAAAAAATAA